The Pyrococcus horikoshii OT3 genome includes a window with the following:
- a CDS encoding molybdopterin-binding protein, which yields MLAEIITVGDELLTGNTVDSNSAYIAQRLTEKGFWVRRITTVGDDVKEIENAVREAISRKPEVLIISGGLGPTHDDVTMLGVANAIGRKLKLCEDCLERIKEFYEELHRKGLIDDPTLNEARKKMAYLPEGSEPLNNTEGAAPGAYVEYEGVKIFILPGMPREMKAMLESEVLPRLGERKFVQKKFLAEITDESKLAPILEDTIERFKVKIHSSPKGFGKYIGIIIFAEDDEVIGKVIRYIEGKGIKFREGW from the coding sequence GTGTTAGCCGAGATCATAACCGTAGGGGATGAGCTTTTAACGGGGAACACCGTTGACAGCAACTCGGCTTACATAGCCCAAAGGTTAACCGAGAAGGGCTTCTGGGTGAGGAGGATAACCACGGTTGGCGATGACGTTAAGGAGATAGAGAACGCTGTAAGGGAAGCAATCTCAAGGAAGCCAGAGGTTTTAATAATCTCCGGTGGACTAGGTCCCACTCACGATGATGTAACTATGCTTGGAGTTGCAAATGCAATAGGTAGGAAGCTTAAGCTTTGCGAGGACTGTTTGGAGAGGATAAAGGAGTTCTATGAAGAGCTGCACAGGAAAGGGTTGATAGACGATCCAACCCTCAACGAGGCCAGGAAGAAGATGGCATACCTCCCTGAAGGATCAGAGCCCTTAAATAACACCGAGGGAGCAGCTCCGGGGGCTTACGTGGAGTATGAAGGGGTAAAGATCTTCATTCTTCCTGGGATGCCCAGGGAAATGAAAGCCATGCTGGAAAGCGAAGTCCTACCGAGGCTCGGGGAAAGGAAGTTCGTTCAGAAAAAGTTCTTAGCAGAGATAACGGATGAGAGCAAGCTCGCTCCAATCCTGGAGGATACGATAGAGAGGTTCAAGGTTAAGATACACTCATCCCCCAAGGGATTCGGGAAGTACATAGGGATAATAATCTTCGCCGAAGACGATGAAGTTATCGGGAAGGTAATAAGGTACATAGAGGGTAAGGGGATAAAGTTCAGGGAAGGCTGGTAA
- a CDS encoding translation initiation factor IF-2 (eIF-2BA; catalyzes the binding of GTP to IF2) → MLPERVLEILREMKRERIKGASWLAKKGAEAFLTLAEELDESLLEDAIMELREEVVKVNPSMASLYNLARFIPVTNRRDILKSRALEFLRRMEEAKRELASIGAQLIDDGDVIITHSFSSTVLEIIRTAKERKKRFKVILTESSPDYEGLHLARELEFSGIEFEVITDAQMGLFCREASIAIVGADMITKDGYVVNKAGTYLLALACHENAIPFYVAAETYKFHPTLKSGDVMLMERDLIRGNVRIRNVLFDVTPWKYVRGIITELGIVIPPRDIQ, encoded by the coding sequence ATGCTTCCAGAGAGGGTTCTGGAGATACTCAGGGAGATGAAGAGAGAAAGAATAAAGGGGGCTAGCTGGCTAGCTAAGAAGGGTGCCGAAGCCTTCTTAACCCTAGCAGAAGAGCTCGATGAATCATTACTTGAAGATGCTATCATGGAATTAAGGGAAGAGGTCGTTAAGGTGAACCCCTCGATGGCTTCACTCTACAACCTAGCGAGGTTCATACCGGTAACGAATAGGAGGGATATCCTAAAGTCCAGGGCCTTAGAGTTCTTGAGGAGGATGGAAGAAGCTAAGAGGGAGCTGGCCTCTATAGGGGCTCAACTTATAGATGACGGTGACGTGATAATAACCCACTCCTTCTCATCAACAGTCCTGGAGATAATTAGGACCGCTAAAGAGAGGAAGAAGAGGTTTAAAGTAATACTCACTGAGAGCTCTCCAGATTACGAAGGGTTACATCTAGCAAGGGAGCTTGAGTTTTCGGGAATAGAGTTCGAGGTAATAACCGATGCCCAGATGGGCCTCTTCTGTAGGGAAGCTTCAATAGCCATCGTTGGTGCGGATATGATAACGAAAGATGGTTACGTAGTTAATAAAGCTGGAACGTATCTGCTAGCCTTGGCATGTCACGAGAACGCTATCCCCTTCTACGTTGCAGCTGAGACCTATAAGTTCCATCCAACTTTAAAGTCCGGAGATGTAATGCTTATGGAGAGGGATCTAATAAGGGGGAACGTGAGAATAAGGAACGTTCTATTTGACGTAACCCCATGGAAGTACGTTAGGGGGATAATAACGGAGCTCGGCATAGTCATACCACCGAGGGATATTCAATGA
- a CDS encoding endonuclease MutS2: protein MKLRGDARDVYKRIRGMIEREIKLEEAKKFLDRIEPTSDKLEILRRQEYFKKSFSSVKEELEDFLLKVKPIKFRREFLDDRVLIVSEDEVEEAEKLNLCIVSTEPIEGYDIVLSTIGYGIEVELKPYEIAPELYVKPLWENRGVLEALANVFPNGVSRKILERLNELEDVFKRLKTLENLEERIRELEIELNRKIEEKLEDFKLTLSGRELVEFIRALRSGDIEVVLSKFSALNDEILDEIKKTEEELSKELGIDVEVFPRDYPIEVPPEVVESLRKSVERELKLELYLKSREVLEDILPYLPKLKEEIEKAYELEFIIALKRFSKGFTFPKIEEGGIGFVKGKNLFIENPQPVSYFVGKAREPFAGVKGSRVVILTGANSGGKTSLLELMLQIVVLAHMGLPVPAENAWVDVLNEVFFFKKKRSSYGAGAFEGSLKGIVRSLRGKGKKLILIDEFEAITEPGAAVKILAELLKVGISKGFYIVIVSHLGEDLMKELPEARVDGIEASGLDENLNLIVDRQPKFGIIGRSTPELILERLARKGRGEERDILLKVLRKLKK, encoded by the coding sequence ATGAAGCTCAGGGGAGATGCCAGGGATGTATACAAGAGGATAAGGGGAATGATCGAGAGGGAGATTAAGCTTGAGGAAGCGAAGAAGTTCCTCGATAGGATAGAGCCTACAAGCGATAAGCTCGAAATATTGAGGAGGCAGGAGTACTTCAAAAAGTCTTTCTCCTCGGTTAAGGAAGAGTTAGAGGATTTTCTGCTTAAGGTTAAACCGATAAAATTCAGGAGGGAATTCCTCGACGATAGGGTTTTGATAGTGAGCGAGGATGAAGTTGAAGAGGCCGAGAAGCTAAACCTCTGCATTGTTTCCACGGAACCTATAGAAGGTTATGACATAGTCCTGAGCACGATCGGCTATGGAATCGAGGTGGAGCTCAAGCCCTACGAGATAGCGCCTGAGTTATACGTCAAACCCCTCTGGGAAAACAGGGGAGTTTTAGAGGCATTAGCAAACGTTTTTCCAAATGGAGTGTCCAGGAAGATTCTGGAAAGGCTCAATGAGCTTGAAGACGTTTTTAAAAGGCTAAAGACATTGGAGAACTTAGAGGAGAGGATAAGGGAACTTGAGATAGAGCTCAACAGGAAGATTGAGGAGAAGCTTGAGGACTTTAAGCTAACCTTAAGCGGGAGGGAACTTGTTGAGTTCATAAGGGCCCTCCGCTCAGGGGATATAGAGGTAGTCCTTTCCAAGTTCTCAGCATTAAACGATGAGATATTGGATGAGATAAAGAAGACTGAGGAGGAGCTTTCTAAAGAGTTGGGAATCGATGTTGAGGTCTTCCCTAGGGACTATCCCATAGAGGTTCCTCCTGAAGTAGTTGAATCCTTGAGGAAGAGCGTTGAGAGGGAGTTAAAGCTTGAACTTTACCTAAAGTCTCGAGAAGTCTTGGAGGATATCCTTCCCTACTTACCAAAGCTGAAGGAGGAAATCGAGAAGGCTTACGAGCTCGAATTTATAATAGCCTTGAAGAGATTCTCTAAAGGCTTTACGTTCCCGAAGATCGAGGAAGGTGGGATAGGCTTCGTTAAGGGGAAGAACCTCTTCATAGAAAACCCACAACCCGTAAGCTACTTCGTTGGTAAGGCGAGAGAACCTTTTGCTGGAGTTAAGGGTTCGAGGGTTGTGATTTTAACGGGGGCCAACAGCGGAGGGAAGACTTCCCTGCTTGAGTTAATGCTTCAAATTGTCGTGTTAGCTCACATGGGACTTCCCGTTCCCGCTGAGAATGCTTGGGTTGACGTTCTAAATGAAGTCTTCTTCTTTAAGAAGAAGAGGAGTAGTTATGGGGCTGGGGCCTTCGAGGGCTCCCTAAAAGGTATAGTTAGATCCCTAAGAGGGAAGGGGAAGAAGCTAATATTGATAGATGAGTTTGAAGCCATAACTGAGCCGGGAGCGGCCGTTAAGATATTAGCAGAGCTTTTAAAGGTTGGAATTTCCAAGGGCTTCTACATAGTTATAGTTTCCCATCTGGGAGAGGATCTCATGAAAGAGCTTCCCGAGGCGAGGGTTGATGGGATAGAAGCCAGTGGACTCGATGAGAACTTGAACTTAATAGTTGACAGGCAACCTAAGTTCGGTATCATCGGAAGGAGCACTCCAGAGCTTATATTGGAGAGGTTAGCCCGGAAGGGTAGGGGAGAGGAGAGGGATATCTTGCTTAAGGTATTAAGAAAATTAAAAAAATAA
- a CDS encoding methyl-accepting chemotaxis protein — MKVSVITPILPFLFTIVPAAIDSLPGAVIGGVIGLGIASYINYRTEGKAELPMELEEYKKNLEKRIEEISVILERIAHGDLSVEDSEISGELAKIREGIEKLRQSISGLVLNVKNAAIDVKNHAKVMKDNIEQIAEAVAQVAEAINQVSAEAQREQENISKMTETMRYINDISKETVSTMEEFEASMREMAQLAKEGGEKGRMAATQIEEISRMMQMIEETVRGVADMGKNIENITNVISSIAEQTNLLALNAAIEAARAGEAGKGFAVVADEIRKLAEESKKAAEDIRELIKQIGDKISESVEVTKQGAEVVGTSTEVIKESVNYLTQVAEMMEEMEAKASELREKVIQEGEKIEEGLKFLENLAASAEETTAAAEEVSAAAEEQSSALQELKESVKELDRLVDVLMEHIGKFKLSKDHEAKVKEIK, encoded by the coding sequence ATGAAGGTGTCAGTTATTACTCCAATCTTGCCATTTCTCTTCACGATAGTGCCAGCGGCAATTGATAGCCTTCCGGGGGCCGTGATAGGGGGAGTGATTGGCTTAGGAATAGCCTCCTATATAAACTACAGAACTGAGGGTAAGGCAGAGCTCCCCATGGAGCTTGAGGAGTACAAGAAGAACCTTGAGAAGAGGATTGAGGAAATTTCAGTGATCCTTGAAAGGATAGCTCACGGTGATTTAAGCGTTGAAGACAGTGAGATAAGCGGTGAACTTGCTAAGATAAGGGAAGGAATAGAAAAGCTTAGACAATCTATAAGTGGGCTAGTTCTCAACGTAAAGAATGCCGCCATAGACGTGAAAAATCACGCGAAGGTTATGAAGGATAATATAGAACAGATTGCTGAAGCAGTCGCTCAGGTTGCCGAAGCAATAAATCAGGTAAGTGCAGAGGCCCAGAGGGAGCAGGAGAACATAAGCAAGATGACCGAGACCATGAGGTACATCAATGACATAAGCAAGGAGACGGTTTCAACCATGGAGGAGTTCGAGGCCTCCATGAGGGAGATGGCCCAGCTAGCTAAGGAAGGTGGAGAGAAGGGGAGGATGGCTGCAACCCAAATAGAGGAAATAAGCAGGATGATGCAGATGATAGAAGAAACCGTTAGGGGAGTTGCAGACATGGGTAAGAACATTGAGAACATAACGAACGTTATAAGTAGCATAGCTGAGCAAACTAACTTGCTAGCATTAAACGCTGCAATAGAAGCTGCTAGAGCAGGTGAAGCTGGAAAGGGATTTGCTGTTGTTGCGGATGAGATTAGGAAATTAGCTGAGGAAAGCAAGAAAGCTGCCGAGGACATTAGGGAGTTAATCAAGCAGATAGGTGATAAGATAAGTGAGAGCGTTGAAGTAACTAAGCAAGGTGCAGAAGTTGTGGGCACCTCTACTGAGGTAATAAAGGAGAGCGTGAATTATCTGACTCAGGTAGCTGAGATGATGGAGGAGATGGAAGCTAAAGCTTCCGAGCTTAGGGAGAAGGTTATACAGGAAGGAGAAAAGATTGAGGAAGGACTTAAGTTCCTTGAAAACTTAGCCGCTAGTGCTGAGGAGACAACGGCAGCAGCTGAAGAGGTTAGCGCTGCAGCGGAGGAACAGAGTAGTGCCCTTCAGGAGCTTAAAGAAAGTGTCAAGGAACTTGACAGATTGGTTGATGTTCTCATGGAGCATATAGGAAAGTTCAAGTTAAGCAAGGATCATGAGGCAAAGGTTAAGGAGATCAAGTGA
- a CDS encoding Kae1-associated kinase Bud32 codes for MKLIKQGAEAKIYLADFSELYFDYPLKVIVKERIKKRYRIPEIDIKLRRERTIREARILHKAKELGVNVPYVFEVDTKNMIIVMEYIEGERLKELLERVSMEERLKICREVGRLIGRLHEGGIVHGDLTTSNMIMRNGKIYFIDFGLAEFDDTLEAQGVDLHLLKRAMESTHYKWFEEGFKEVLNGYEEVRGREKRVEIEEKIREIELRGRYRERKWIT; via the coding sequence ATGAAGCTCATAAAGCAGGGTGCAGAGGCAAAGATCTATCTAGCGGATTTTTCCGAGCTTTACTTTGATTACCCCCTTAAGGTTATCGTGAAGGAGAGGATTAAGAAGAGGTACAGGATTCCTGAGATAGATATCAAGCTGAGGAGGGAGAGGACGATTAGGGAAGCAAGGATTTTGCATAAAGCCAAGGAACTCGGAGTTAACGTTCCCTACGTTTTTGAGGTTGACACTAAGAACATGATAATAGTCATGGAGTACATAGAAGGGGAGAGGCTCAAGGAGCTCCTCGAGAGGGTAAGTATGGAGGAGAGGCTTAAGATATGCAGGGAGGTTGGAAGGCTAATAGGAAGGTTACACGAGGGAGGAATAGTTCACGGGGACTTAACAACCTCTAACATGATCATGAGGAATGGAAAAATATACTTCATAGACTTCGGCCTCGCCGAGTTCGACGATACCCTAGAGGCCCAGGGTGTAGATCTGCATTTACTAAAGAGGGCCATGGAGAGCACACACTACAAATGGTTCGAGGAGGGATTCAAGGAAGTGCTAAATGGATATGAGGAGGTTAGGGGAAGGGAGAAGAGGGTTGAGATTGAGGAGAAAATAAGGGAGATAGAGCTTAGAGGAAGGTACAGGGAAAGGAAATGGATCACTTGA